In a genomic window of Barnesiella propionica:
- the mfd gene encoding transcription-repair coupling factor → MDINQLVPLFNTPVRREAFSGLLNDKDVKNIFLEGLQGSSVALFLSNLLQTRTSLIIANDSDEAGYLYHDLIQINGDENILMFPSGYKRDIKYGQIDPPCEIMRTEVLNRLSRQESPLLIVTCPEALAEKVVDEKMLAHKTLHIGRSRKIENTVVTDKLREYGFQEVDYVYEPGQFSVRGSILDVFSYSNEWPYRIDFFGDDVESIRTFDVETQLSKEQLEEVYIISNVSKDEENGISLLDFIDKNTVIATKDIAWITERVSGIAGESISEQVIIAEEGDKDALKKIVDPDSFKNKILKFKRIDYGKRCLAKAPSIIRFECAPQGIYHKNFQLVSESFTDFLQQGYTIYILSDSEKQTERLKAIFEEREDHITFIPVLKTLHEGFVDKDLKVCFFTDHQIFDRFHKYNLKSDRARSGKLALSLKELNQIEVGDYIVHVDHGIGRFGGLIRTEINGKMQEVIKLTYQNDDIIFVSIHALHKLAKYRAKEGEAPRINKLGSGAWERMKERTKTKMKDIARDLIKLYASRREEKGFAFSPDSFLQQELEASFIYEDTPDQLKSTFEVKTDMESERPMDRLICGDVGFGKTEIAIRAAFKAACDNKQVAVLVPTTVLAFQHYQTFKDRLKDFPVRIEYLSRARKAADIKTILKDLTSGDINILIGTHRLIGKDVKFKDLGLLIVDEEQKFGVSVKEKLKQLKVNVDTLTMSATPIPRTLQFSLIGARDLSVIATPPPNRYPILTELHGFNEDIIKEAINFEMSRNGQVFFVNNRIQQLYELENMIHRLVPDARVVVAHGQMPPEKLEEAIIDFVNYDYDVLLATTIIESGVDMPNTNTIIINNAQNFGLSELHQLRGRVGRSNKKAFCYLLSPPLHTLSVDSRRRLQAIESFAELGSGIHIAMQDLDIRGAGNLLGAEQSGFIADLGYETYQKILKEAVDELKIDEFSELYFSEARKQDDGKENYVSDCVIESDLELLLPADYIPQESERISLYQELDNMERETDILHFVSKLEDRFGRIPAEARELIRVVRLKRLARQLGIEKVVLKQGKMFLYFVSDEHIAYYQSAAFGKLLSYMQHNPRRCQLREMKGKRSMSISNVIQVETAVALLQEILDREAI, encoded by the coding sequence ATGGATATCAATCAGTTGGTTCCGCTATTCAATACTCCGGTTCGCCGGGAGGCTTTTTCCGGGTTGTTGAATGACAAGGACGTAAAAAATATTTTTCTGGAGGGATTACAAGGCTCTTCAGTCGCTCTTTTTTTATCAAATCTATTACAAACCCGTACTAGTTTAATTATCGCTAATGATTCGGATGAGGCCGGTTATTTGTATCATGATCTGATACAAATTAATGGAGATGAAAATATCCTGATGTTTCCGTCCGGATATAAACGGGATATAAAGTACGGACAAATAGATCCGCCATGCGAAATTATGCGTACTGAGGTTTTAAACCGGTTAAGCAGGCAGGAGAGCCCATTGCTTATAGTCACTTGTCCCGAGGCTTTGGCCGAAAAGGTAGTGGATGAAAAGATGCTCGCTCATAAAACATTACATATCGGTAGATCTCGAAAAATCGAAAACACTGTTGTGACAGATAAATTGCGTGAATATGGTTTCCAGGAAGTGGATTATGTTTATGAACCCGGTCAGTTCTCGGTGAGAGGGAGTATTCTGGATGTCTTTTCTTATTCGAACGAATGGCCTTATCGTATTGATTTTTTTGGAGACGATGTGGAAAGCATACGTACTTTTGATGTGGAAACCCAATTATCTAAAGAGCAGCTGGAAGAAGTCTATATTATTTCCAACGTGAGTAAAGATGAGGAGAACGGTATTTCACTACTTGATTTCATCGACAAAAATACAGTTATAGCCACAAAAGATATTGCCTGGATTACTGAACGCGTTTCAGGCATAGCGGGAGAATCTATTTCGGAGCAAGTTATCATTGCCGAAGAAGGAGATAAGGATGCTCTGAAAAAGATTGTGGACCCTGATTCTTTTAAAAATAAAATCTTGAAGTTCAAGCGGATCGATTACGGTAAACGCTGTTTGGCAAAAGCTCCCTCAATTATCCGCTTCGAGTGTGCTCCACAGGGAATATATCATAAGAATTTCCAACTGGTGAGCGAATCCTTTACCGATTTCCTCCAGCAAGGTTATACCATATACATCCTTAGTGATAGTGAGAAGCAAACTGAGCGACTGAAGGCGATTTTTGAAGAGAGGGAAGATCATATAACTTTCATTCCTGTATTGAAGACCTTACATGAAGGATTTGTAGATAAGGATTTAAAAGTTTGTTTTTTTACCGATCATCAGATATTCGACCGCTTTCATAAATATAATCTTAAAAGTGATCGTGCCCGTTCAGGGAAGCTTGCATTATCACTTAAAGAACTGAATCAGATAGAGGTCGGTGATTATATTGTACATGTGGATCACGGTATCGGTCGTTTCGGGGGGCTTATCCGTACCGAAATCAATGGTAAAATGCAGGAGGTTATAAAGCTGACTTACCAGAATGACGATATTATTTTTGTCAGTATACATGCACTGCATAAACTGGCAAAATACAGGGCTAAAGAAGGGGAAGCTCCCCGCATTAACAAGTTGGGAAGCGGGGCGTGGGAAAGGATGAAGGAACGGACTAAGACCAAGATGAAAGATATCGCCCGTGACCTGATTAAATTATATGCTTCGAGAAGAGAAGAAAAAGGTTTTGCTTTTTCCCCGGACTCTTTTCTTCAACAAGAGCTGGAAGCCTCTTTTATTTATGAAGATACTCCCGATCAGTTGAAATCAACTTTCGAAGTTAAAACTGATATGGAAAGCGAAAGGCCCATGGACCGGCTGATATGCGGTGATGTGGGGTTCGGTAAAACCGAAATCGCGATAAGGGCGGCATTCAAAGCGGCCTGCGATAATAAACAAGTAGCTGTTCTGGTTCCCACGACGGTACTTGCTTTCCAGCATTACCAGACATTTAAAGATCGCTTAAAAGATTTTCCCGTACGAATAGAATATCTAAGCCGTGCCCGAAAGGCAGCCGATATCAAAACTATTCTTAAAGATCTGACGTCGGGAGATATAAATATACTTATAGGGACGCACCGCCTTATCGGGAAAGATGTTAAATTCAAAGATTTAGGTTTGTTAATCGTCGATGAAGAGCAAAAGTTCGGAGTGTCCGTCAAAGAAAAGCTGAAACAATTAAAAGTAAATGTCGATACGTTAACCATGTCTGCAACCCCTATTCCCCGTACTTTGCAGTTTTCTTTGATAGGTGCCCGGGATTTGTCGGTGATAGCTACTCCTCCGCCTAATCGTTATCCTATACTTACAGAATTACACGGCTTTAATGAGGATATAATCAAAGAAGCTATAAATTTTGAAATGAGCCGGAACGGACAGGTATTTTTCGTTAATAACCGTATTCAGCAGTTATATGAGTTGGAAAATATGATTCACCGTTTGGTTCCTGATGCGCGCGTCGTAGTGGCTCATGGACAAATGCCTCCTGAAAAATTGGAAGAAGCTATTATAGATTTTGTCAATTATGATTATGATGTACTTTTAGCTACTACTATTATAGAATCGGGAGTAGATATGCCTAATACGAATACGATCATTATCAATAATGCGCAGAATTTCGGTTTGAGTGAATTACATCAATTAAGAGGTCGGGTGGGACGAAGTAATAAAAAAGCTTTCTGCTATTTGCTCTCCCCTCCTTTACATACGCTTTCGGTCGATTCACGCCGTCGTTTGCAGGCGATAGAAAGCTTTGCCGAGTTGGGAAGCGGTATTCATATAGCAATGCAGGATTTGGATATAAGAGGGGCCGGTAATCTGTTGGGGGCTGAACAAAGTGGCTTCATTGCAGACTTGGGATATGAAACCTACCAGAAAATATTGAAAGAAGCTGTTGATGAGCTTAAAATTGATGAATTCAGTGAATTGTATTTTTCGGAAGCCCGAAAACAAGACGACGGGAAAGAAAATTATGTATCGGATTGTGTAATAGAAAGTGACCTTGAATTGTTATTGCCGGCCGATTATATACCTCAGGAATCGGAACGTATATCTTTATATCAAGAGCTGGATAATATGGAGCGTGAGACGGACATTTTACATTTTGTCTCTAAATTGGAAGATCGTTTCGGCCGTATTCCTGCCGAAGCCCGTGAATTGATACGAGTTGTACGTTTAAAACGGTTGGCACGCCAGTTAGGAATTGAAAAAGTGGTTTTGAAGCAAGGTAAAATGTTCCTTTATTTCGTCTCGGATGAACACATTGCATATTATCAATCGGCTGCTTTTGGTAAATTATTGAGTTATATGCAGCATAATCCCCGGCGGTGCCAGTTGAGGGAAATGAAAGGCAAACGTTCCATGTCCATATCCAATGTCATTCAGGTTGAGACGGCGGTTGCGTTGTTGCAGGAGATACTGGATCGTGAGGCGATTTAA
- a CDS encoding mechanosensitive ion channel family protein: MKITYEQLADKIFDWITSLLSDIGLSHTHVEKYGRLIYVAIIILSAVLIAVILRIVLIYIIHKWIKFRGGPILKGLVREQIFTRMTHMIPPLVIITLLPFAFNGTPDLLSIIEKFCWIYFIGAFIFSLNSFITVLWHIISNNQSMRNRPMKGLVQIIKGFIIGLGVIVSVSILLNSTPMHLLTGLGAFAAVLMLVFKDSILGFVAGVQLSQNDMVRNGDWIVVPNTPVNGVIIDVSLNTVKVQNFDNTIVTVPPYSLISGSFQNWRGMSESGGRRIMRSYTVDVDTIRFCTPEMLEDLKSIPYLKEYIDKKEAQQANNEVQNTDNKDGLVNGTIETNLGLFRAYMTLYLQHHPFINQELTLMVRTLDPTDNGLPVQVYCFSANKVWEDYESIQAEIMEHFAAIMPRFNLFPFQNASGRDYINTALITAGNKPEDIVGLPWGSIRKQTAISAKQTVTTNAEVKSPHDPVSPATTQPPSQPE, encoded by the coding sequence ATGAAAATAACATACGAACAGCTTGCCGATAAAATATTCGACTGGATAACCTCACTATTATCAGATATAGGACTATCTCATACCCACGTAGAAAAATACGGCCGTCTTATTTACGTCGCTATCATCATCTTGTCTGCCGTATTGATAGCAGTCATTCTACGTATCGTTCTCATTTACATCATACATAAATGGATCAAGTTCAGAGGAGGCCCCATACTTAAAGGGCTGGTACGGGAACAAATATTCACCCGCATGACCCATATGATCCCGCCTTTGGTCATTATTACACTACTCCCGTTCGCCTTTAACGGTACTCCAGACTTGTTGTCCATCATTGAAAAATTTTGTTGGATATATTTCATAGGAGCATTTATATTTTCCCTGAACTCATTTATTACTGTCCTATGGCATATCATCTCTAATAATCAATCTATGAGAAACCGTCCTATGAAAGGACTGGTACAAATTATCAAAGGGTTTATCATAGGATTAGGTGTTATCGTTTCCGTTTCCATCCTACTGAACAGTACGCCCATGCACTTACTCACAGGTCTGGGAGCCTTCGCTGCAGTACTTATGCTGGTATTCAAAGACAGTATTCTCGGATTCGTTGCCGGCGTACAGTTATCTCAGAACGATATGGTACGGAACGGAGACTGGATCGTTGTACCCAATACTCCTGTAAATGGTGTAATAATAGACGTTTCCTTGAATACAGTAAAAGTACAGAATTTCGATAATACTATAGTAACCGTACCCCCTTATTCTCTTATTTCGGGTTCTTTTCAAAACTGGCGCGGGATGAGCGAATCGGGAGGACGTCGAATTATGCGTTCTTATACTGTCGATGTAGATACCATACGTTTCTGTACTCCCGAAATGCTGGAAGATTTAAAATCTATTCCGTACCTAAAAGAATATATTGATAAAAAAGAGGCACAACAAGCCAATAACGAAGTGCAAAATACCGACAATAAAGATGGTCTTGTAAACGGAACCATAGAAACAAATCTGGGACTCTTCAGGGCTTACATGACACTATATTTACAACACCATCCGTTTATCAATCAAGAGCTTACCCTTATGGTACGCACGTTAGACCCTACCGACAACGGACTTCCGGTCCAGGTCTATTGCTTTTCAGCCAACAAAGTGTGGGAAGATTACGAGTCGATCCAGGCAGAAATCATGGAACATTTTGCCGCAATTATGCCCCGTTTCAATTTATTCCCATTCCAAAATGCATCAGGGCGCGATTATATCAACACTGCATTGATAACAGCCGGCAATAAACCGGAAGATATTGTAGGGCTTCCTTGGGGAAGTATCAGGAAACAAACTGCCATATCTGCCAAACAAACCGTTACAACAAATGCAGAAGTTAAATCGCCTCACGATCCAGTATCTCCTGCAACAACGCAACCGCCGTCTCAACCTGAATGA
- the ychF gene encoding redox-regulated ATPase YchF: MALQCGIVGLPNVGKSTLFNCLSNAKAQSANFPFCTIEPNVGVITVPDDRLNKLAELVHPQRIVPTTVEIVDIAGLVKGASKGEGLGNKFLANIRETDAILHVLRCFDDENITHVDGRVDPVRDKEIIDYELQLKDLETIDSRIAKVQKQAQTGGDKTAKQVFEVLSRYKEALEQGKAARTVTFETKDEIKIAHDLFLLTNKPVMYICNVDDNSAVEGNEYVDMVREAVKNENAEILILAAKTESEIAEFETYEERQMFLNEIGLEESGVSRLIRSAYKLLNLETYFTAGEQEVRAWTYLKGSKAPQCAGVIHTDFEKGFIRAEVIKYEDYIALGSESACKEAGKMNIEGKEYVVQDGDIMHFRFNV; encoded by the coding sequence ATGGCATTACAATGCGGCATTGTAGGGTTGCCCAATGTGGGAAAATCCACCCTTTTTAATTGTTTGTCCAATGCAAAAGCCCAGTCGGCTAATTTCCCTTTTTGTACAATAGAGCCCAATGTCGGTGTTATAACGGTTCCTGACGACCGTCTCAATAAACTGGCCGAGCTGGTGCATCCTCAGCGCATAGTTCCTACTACAGTAGAAATCGTGGATATTGCAGGCCTTGTTAAAGGAGCCAGTAAGGGGGAAGGATTGGGGAATAAATTTCTTGCCAATATTAGGGAAACAGATGCTATTCTACATGTCCTGCGTTGTTTTGATGATGAAAATATAACCCATGTAGATGGACGAGTAGATCCGGTAAGAGATAAGGAAATTATCGATTATGAACTGCAATTGAAGGATCTTGAAACCATAGATTCACGCATTGCCAAAGTTCAGAAGCAGGCTCAAACAGGAGGAGATAAGACTGCTAAGCAGGTTTTTGAAGTACTTAGCCGTTATAAGGAAGCTTTAGAGCAGGGAAAAGCTGCCCGTACCGTAACTTTTGAAACAAAAGATGAGATCAAAATAGCCCATGACCTCTTTTTACTGACGAATAAACCGGTGATGTATATATGTAACGTGGATGACAATAGTGCGGTAGAAGGAAACGAATATGTCGATATGGTACGGGAAGCAGTTAAAAATGAAAATGCCGAAATTCTTATTCTGGCCGCTAAGACGGAATCTGAGATTGCGGAATTTGAGACTTATGAAGAACGCCAGATGTTTCTGAATGAAATAGGCCTTGAAGAATCGGGCGTATCCAGACTTATTCGCTCGGCTTATAAACTATTGAATCTGGAGACTTATTTTACAGCGGGAGAACAGGAAGTTCGTGCCTGGACTTATTTAAAAGGAAGTAAAGCTCCTCAGTGCGCCGGAGTTATTCATACCGATTTTGAGAAAGGATTTATACGGGCCGAAGTTATTAAATATGAGGATTATATTGCTTTAGGGTCGGAATCGGCTTGCAAAGAGGCCGGAAAAATGAATATAGAAGGTAAAGAGTATGTTGTGCAGGATGGAGACATCATGCATTTCAGATTTAACGTGTAA
- a CDS encoding nucleoside kinase, with amino-acid sequence MEKKFPVFCKNNNTSYSICGGESLHEISRFLTFNPGLPALCAKVNNKTEELDYRVFSPKDIEFIDITHPSGMRTYVRSLCFILAKAIRDLYPGMRLRIEHSVSRGYYCLLNDGEPQTDETVYAIKRRMLEIIAEDIPFEPFKRHTQEVIDIFMEQKMNDKITLLETSRSLYTVYHKLGDMADFYYGALAPSTGYIQVFDLLRYNGGILLVPPTSHEPEKPAEVIPQEKMLGAFKEYLNFNRIIGLSNVGDMNIAVQRGAATDLIKVAEALHEKKISQIADDISQRFVEGGAKIILISGPSSSGKTTFSKRLSIQLMTNLLKPVTISLDNYFVDRKQTPIDENGEYDYESLYALDLEKFNSDLNLLLQGEEIELPTFDFEKGCRVYKGKRMKLEKSNILILEGIHGLNPALTPQIEDYMKYRVYVSALTTISIDDHNWIPTTDNRLLRRIIRDSKYRGTSAQSTIARWNSVRRGEEKWIFPYQENADAMFNSSLLFELAVMKRYAEPILSAVPHDCPEYGEAHRLLKFLNYFLPINEREIPPTSLLREFLGGSSFKY; translated from the coding sequence ATGGAAAAAAAATTCCCTGTTTTTTGTAAAAACAACAACACCTCATATTCTATATGCGGCGGAGAATCCCTGCATGAAATATCAAGATTTTTAACCTTTAATCCGGGCTTACCCGCACTTTGTGCTAAAGTTAATAATAAGACCGAAGAGCTTGATTACCGTGTGTTCAGTCCCAAAGATATCGAATTCATAGATATAACCCATCCTTCGGGCATGCGGACTTATGTACGCTCCCTTTGTTTTATTCTCGCTAAGGCTATCCGGGATTTATATCCAGGTATGAGGTTGCGTATAGAACATTCGGTATCCCGAGGATATTATTGTCTTTTAAATGACGGGGAACCTCAAACAGATGAAACAGTGTATGCCATAAAACGACGTATGCTTGAAATTATCGCGGAAGACATCCCTTTTGAACCTTTCAAGCGCCATACCCAGGAAGTGATAGACATATTTATGGAACAAAAAATGAACGATAAAATTACTCTTCTGGAAACCTCCCGTTCATTATACACTGTTTATCACAAATTAGGTGACATGGCAGATTTCTATTACGGAGCACTCGCCCCCTCGACCGGTTATATACAAGTATTCGACCTCCTACGGTACAATGGTGGAATCCTGCTGGTTCCTCCCACTTCCCATGAACCGGAAAAACCTGCCGAAGTCATTCCACAGGAAAAAATGTTAGGGGCATTCAAAGAATATCTCAATTTCAACCGTATTATTGGTCTTAGTAATGTAGGAGATATGAACATTGCCGTACAACGGGGAGCTGCAACCGATCTTATAAAAGTAGCCGAAGCTTTACATGAAAAGAAAATATCACAGATCGCCGATGACATAAGTCAACGGTTCGTAGAAGGAGGAGCAAAAATCATACTTATTTCAGGTCCTTCTTCATCCGGAAAAACCACTTTTTCCAAACGTCTTTCCATCCAATTGATGACAAATTTGTTAAAACCGGTCACCATTTCACTGGATAATTATTTTGTAGACCGCAAACAAACGCCAATAGATGAAAACGGCGAATACGATTATGAATCTCTTTATGCCTTGGATCTGGAAAAATTCAACAGTGATCTGAACCTCCTTTTACAGGGAGAAGAAATAGAACTTCCCACATTCGACTTCGAAAAAGGATGCCGGGTATATAAGGGAAAACGAATGAAACTCGAAAAATCAAATATTCTTATATTGGAGGGAATACACGGATTAAACCCCGCCCTCACTCCTCAAATAGAAGATTATATGAAATACCGGGTTTACGTATCGGCTTTGACCACGATCTCCATTGACGATCATAACTGGATACCTACTACGGACAATCGGTTATTAAGACGCATCATCCGGGATAGTAAATACAGGGGAACATCCGCCCAAAGCACAATCGCAAGATGGAATAGCGTAAGAAGAGGGGAAGAAAAATGGATTTTTCCGTACCAGGAGAATGCAGATGCCATGTTTAACTCATCGCTTCTTTTCGAACTGGCGGTTATGAAACGATATGCAGAACCCATATTAAGTGCAGTACCGCACGATTGCCCAGAATACGGAGAAGCACACCGGCTGCTTAAATTCCTAAATTATTTCCTACCTATAAACGAGAGAGAAATACCTCCTACATCCTTATTAAGAGAATTTTTAGGCGGAAGCAGTTTCAAATATTAA
- a CDS encoding Na/Pi cotransporter family protein: MEYTFLDFLTLIGSVGLFLYGMKVMSEGLQKVAGDRLRNILAVMTKNRFSGMLTGVLITALIQSSSASTVMVVSFVNAGLMTLAQSMAVIMGANVGTTLTAWVIALFGFKVNISLFALPLIGFATPLLFSKRSKRKSWGEFLIGFSFLFMGLDFLNHSVPDLKSNPEIFSFLTSYTQMGFLSILIFVLIGAVLTMVVQASSATFAISLIMCSKGWISFDIAAALVLGSNIGTTITPILAAFGGNVAAKRAAMGHFLFNFFGTVWTLVFYFPFVSLIVWMCTRMVGDPNALMNFVVKTDAVNPTLVNQLNNGTLNTSDPSMEAISKQFASMQFSVSFGLSLFHTVFNIINLSIMIWFTNLYVKIVTRLIRVKSKEDEEFQLKFIAGGMLAASELNLTQAQKEIAVYAERTLRMFGMVRALLYEKENSEAYSRLYSRIEKYEQISDRMEIEIATYLNRVVDGRLSYEGKLRVSSMLIMVTEIESIGDSCYNQARTLVRKQDAGVQFSEEITTNIDNMFHLVDEALEGMLVILNHPEHVPEAEMIKSYNKEREINNYRNQLRAANVENINLKKYEYQAGIYYMDMIAEAEKLGDYVINVIDAVKEYHRKSK, encoded by the coding sequence ATGGAGTATACTTTTTTGGATTTTTTGACCCTTATCGGTTCGGTCGGATTATTCTTATATGGAATGAAGGTTATGAGCGAAGGGTTACAAAAAGTAGCGGGTGACAGATTGAGGAACATTCTCGCTGTAATGACAAAAAATCGATTCTCCGGAATGCTTACAGGTGTACTTATCACGGCTTTGATTCAGAGCTCGTCCGCGTCTACGGTCATGGTTGTCAGTTTTGTGAATGCCGGTTTAATGACTTTGGCGCAATCGATGGCTGTTATCATGGGAGCGAATGTGGGAACTACTCTTACCGCCTGGGTTATTGCACTTTTTGGTTTTAAAGTAAATATTTCTCTTTTTGCATTACCGTTGATCGGGTTTGCCACTCCTTTGCTTTTTTCGAAAAGAAGCAAGAGAAAGTCTTGGGGAGAGTTTCTGATAGGATTTTCCTTTCTTTTTATGGGTCTGGATTTTTTGAATCATTCGGTTCCTGACCTGAAGAGTAATCCTGAGATATTTTCTTTCCTGACATCATATACCCAGATGGGATTCCTTTCCATTCTTATTTTTGTTTTGATAGGAGCAGTTTTAACAATGGTAGTGCAGGCATCCAGTGCTACGTTCGCAATATCGCTGATTATGTGTAGCAAGGGATGGATATCTTTCGATATAGCTGCTGCTCTGGTCTTGGGAAGTAATATAGGAACAACGATTACCCCTATTTTAGCTGCGTTCGGCGGGAATGTTGCCGCTAAACGTGCAGCAATGGGACACTTTCTCTTTAATTTTTTCGGTACGGTCTGGACTCTTGTTTTTTATTTTCCATTTGTCAGTCTTATAGTATGGATGTGTACCCGAATGGTAGGTGACCCGAATGCTTTAATGAATTTTGTTGTTAAAACCGATGCTGTGAATCCTACCCTGGTAAACCAACTGAATAACGGAACTCTCAATACCTCCGATCCTTCGATGGAGGCTATCAGCAAACAATTCGCTTCGATGCAATTTTCGGTTTCTTTCGGTTTGTCTCTTTTCCATACTGTATTTAATATAATCAATCTGTCTATCATGATTTGGTTTACCAATCTGTATGTAAAAATTGTAACCCGTTTAATTCGTGTAAAGTCAAAAGAGGACGAAGAATTCCAGCTCAAATTTATTGCAGGCGGCATGCTGGCCGCTTCGGAACTTAACCTGACACAGGCTCAGAAAGAAATTGCAGTATATGCGGAACGTACTTTGAGAATGTTCGGTATGGTACGTGCTTTATTATATGAGAAAGAAAATAGCGAAGCGTATTCCCGCTTGTACAGTCGTATTGAGAAGTATGAGCAGATAAGTGACCGGATGGAGATAGAGATAGCGACTTATCTTAACCGCGTAGTGGATGGCCGCCTTAGTTATGAAGGAAAGCTTCGGGTATCTTCCATGCTTATTATGGTAACGGAGATCGAGAGTATTGGAGATAGTTGTTATAACCAGGCCAGAACGTTGGTAAGGAAACAAGATGCCGGGGTACAGTTCAGTGAAGAGATTACTACTAATATCGATAATATGTTTCATCTGGTAGATGAGGCATTGGAAGGTATGCTGGTAATACTGAATCATCCCGAACATGTGCCTGAAGCCGAAATGATAAAGTCCTATAATAAAGAAAGGGAGATTAATAATTACCGGAATCAGTTACGTGCTGCCAATGTGGAAAATATTAATTTGAAAAAGTATGAATATCAGGCTGGTATATATTATATGGATATGATTGCCGAAGCTGAGAAACTGGGAGATTATGTGATAAATGTGATAGATGCGGTAAAAGAATATCACCGTAAATCGAAATAA
- a CDS encoding SIR2 family NAD-dependent protein deacylase, with protein sequence MKKLVILTGAGMSAESGFSTFRDSGGLWEKYNVEDVASPDGWERNPEMVLDFYNGLRKQLMQAKPNAGHQGLYELEQDYDVKIITQNVDDLHERAGNHNVLHLHGELMKVRPVNRENEIYTLTPENCEIHLGDKDKNGIQLRPHIVWFGEPVPMIEKAIEWTEEADIFVIIGTSLNVYPAAGLIHYVRKGIPIYLIDPQEVHIPSGLPVHIIHKGAGEGVKELVQILKSHL encoded by the coding sequence ATGAAAAAATTAGTTATTCTTACCGGAGCCGGAATGAGTGCCGAAAGCGGATTTTCTACTTTCAGGGATAGCGGAGGTTTATGGGAAAAATATAATGTTGAAGATGTCGCTTCTCCCGACGGCTGGGAAAGAAATCCGGAAATGGTATTGGATTTTTATAACGGATTACGAAAACAGCTTATGCAGGCAAAGCCAAATGCAGGGCACCAGGGACTATATGAACTTGAGCAAGATTACGATGTAAAAATCATTACCCAGAATGTAGATGATCTGCACGAAAGGGCAGGTAATCACAATGTCCTCCACCTGCATGGAGAACTCATGAAAGTAAGACCGGTTAATCGTGAAAACGAAATTTATACACTTACTCCTGAGAACTGTGAAATACATCTGGGTGATAAAGATAAAAACGGAATTCAATTACGTCCTCACATTGTTTGGTTCGGAGAACCCGTACCTATGATAGAGAAGGCTATAGAATGGACTGAAGAAGCCGATATTTTCGTAATAATAGGAACATCTCTTAATGTTTACCCCGCTGCCGGCCTCATACATTATGTGAGAAAAGGAATACCCATATATCTTATCGACCCGCAAGAAGTGCATATTCCCTCCGGACTTCCGGTACACATCATACACAAAGGAGCCGGAGAAGGTGTAAAAGAACTGGTACAAATTTTAAAATCTCATCTATAA
- a CDS encoding FKBP-type peptidyl-prolyl cis-trans isomerase, with the protein MDKLSYALGLSMGNNFLGSGIKSLNVEDFAKGIKAVYDGGKTEMTYDEAKTIINEFFTGLQKEVEEANLKEGQEFLAENAKRPNVVTLPSGLQYEILTEGKGRKPKATDRVQCHYHGTLINGQVFDSSIQRGEPAVFGVNQVIPGWVEALQLMPEGSRWKLYIPSDLAYGEQGAGQNIGPNTALIFEVELIKVL; encoded by the coding sequence ATGGACAAATTAAGCTATGCACTTGGCTTGAGTATGGGAAATAACTTCTTAGGCTCAGGTATCAAATCACTAAATGTAGAAGATTTTGCGAAAGGAATAAAGGCTGTTTATGACGGTGGAAAGACCGAAATGACCTATGACGAAGCGAAAACTATTATAAATGAATTTTTTACAGGGCTTCAGAAAGAGGTAGAGGAAGCAAATTTAAAAGAAGGACAGGAATTTTTGGCCGAAAACGCCAAACGTCCGAATGTGGTGACTTTGCCTAGCGGGTTACAATATGAGATACTTACAGAAGGGAAAGGCCGCAAACCGAAAGCTACCGACCGTGTACAATGTCATTACCATGGTACATTGATAAACGGACAGGTATTTGACAGTTCTATTCAGCGGGGTGAGCCTGCCGTATTTGGTGTTAACCAGGTTATTCCGGGGTGGGTGGAAGCATTGCAACTGATGCCTGAGGGTTCCCGTTGGAAACTTTATATCCCTTCCGACCTGGCTTATGGAGAACAAGGAGCGGGACAGAATATCGGTCCGAATACTGCGTTGATATTCGAAGTAGAATTAATAAAAGTATTATAA